The following proteins are co-located in the Argopecten irradians isolate NY chromosome 9, Ai_NY, whole genome shotgun sequence genome:
- the LOC138331499 gene encoding uncharacterized protein, whose amino-acid sequence MMDPLGTESLEMECDEEPDDKEVFQTFLISKGNNEVEITDQEEMFISKEDAGLSDVPVVDMTVDLEEFHEENTNEQDKQISDVKDEDISDKDGVADDEDWAGRDGESLSESSRKEASDEEVQKELELLAENQKSKKEMCVNEKAGAKKSDMTIKQGYNGRISFITIGKDNNFHYRHKVEGSKSKAMEEEMNLLARNSKKGDVPERTVDDSPGQGPAPRLCPVSVTSVKDGPKDNCSQSLADMRAKRRNESTKPGTHVINSTKSRPSIFNKSPVVTQRVKSGETKTGEGNSYRLACEVLNIGDQSLQDSSRVKQDNYSTISSTDIAIKEEPKSDSEDIDVGLPSRNVEKETRDSNTTFSTTEISIKEEPKSDVDDLDIQESSSDRPERCGMVISEEPSNFLYPNTDHSYSFPLESCKEGYVHDEVCESSAQTFNTKLASDLNFSLSSKSSNDLQASSFKSSASMTRSMPVDVERTSNPSQTKFHLSQASLRPTVSSVTRNIPTNPQSNRKKMVFLLPTLEHSKPSHLFHGRTINAQTQCLLIPDQSTLVKQKKEQSTTKHVHTQCAIMTTALIQSNVKQEKNHQARKDSQMQCLTIPSFPGVKRKRKTTAITKDAQTQCAIMVPHRHSVKEGLKSTTKIAQTQCTMAYYSNQDHKSSTKDAQTQYTMTFPPTHTTVNCKKPKLTTKDAQVQCVMTLPLICMYSTDENYETRGKGIQCSMTPIPQHVIVETVRPLSKQTTAQSLKSRIESNQKINKGDRTTPVESNSYETIDLCESPPAEPNGTDSCMYSKWSIVNSVGHKTSATKPLTKSEQLLKRKSQSGNKQCNNLMPHRVINSVIESMLSHHRKTETPVLQKPMPSKTSTKVFPLKFTESYRKTEFERRRRLKKYRQKTSSYRKIQ is encoded by the exons ATGATGGATCCATTGGGCACAGAAAGTTTAGAAATGGAGTGTGATGAAGAACCGGATGATAAGGAAGTATTTCAGACTTTCTTAATATCCAAGGGCAATAACGAGGTAGAAATAACGGACCAAGAGGAAATGTTTATCTCTAAAGAGGATGCAGGTCTTTCGGATGTTCCGGTCGTAGACATGACGGTAGATCTGGAGGAGTTTCACGAGGAAAATACAAATGAGCAAGACAAACAAATTTCAGATGTGAAAGATGAAGATATTTCAGACAAGGATGGTGTTGCTGATGATGAAGACTGGGCTGGACGTGACGGGGAATCACTTTCGGAGAGTAGCAGAAAAGAAGCATCAGATGAAGAAGTGCAGA AAGAATTGGAACTGTTAGCAGAGAATCAGAAATCCAAGAAAGAGATGTGTGTAAACGAGAAAGCTGGAGCGAAAAAAAGCGATATGACTATTAAACAAGGATACAATGGAAGAATCTCTTTTATTACTATCGGAAAAGATAACAACTTCCATTATCGTCATAAAGTCGAAGGGAGTAAATCTAAAGCTATGGAAGAGGAGATGAATTTGCTAGCGAGGAATAGCAAAAAAG GTGACGTACCTGAACGGACTGTTGATGATTCACCAGGACAGGGACCTGCACCAAGACTGTGTCCGGTAAGCGTAACCAGTGTCAAGGATGGTCCAAAGGATAATTGCAGCCAATCACTGGCAGATATGAGGGCCAAGCGCCGTAACGAATCCACAAAACCAGGGACACATGTGATCAATTCTACGAAATCGAGGCCGTCGATATTTAACAAATCTCCAGTTGTTACCCAGAGAGTTAAAAGTGGAGAAACAAAGACTGGTGAAGGTAATTCCTATAGACTAGCATGTGAAGTTTTGAATATAGGTGATCAGTCACTACAAGACAGCAGTAGAGTAAAACAGGATAACTATAGCACTATCAGTTCAACCGATATAGCCATAAAAGAAGAACCGAAATCTGATTCTGAAGATATTGATGTAGGTCTGCCAAGTAGGAACGTTGAAAAGGAGACAAGAGATAGCAATACAACATTCAGTACAACTGAAATATCCATCAAAGAAGAACCGAAAAGTGATGTGGACGATCTTGATATACAGGAATCAAGCAGTGATAGGCCAGAAAGATGTGGTATGGTCATCAGTGAGGAACCTTCTAATTTTCTGTATCCAAATACAGACCATAGCTATAGTTTCCCACTGGAATCTTGTAAAGAGGGATATGTACACGATGAAGTTTGTGAAAGTAGTGCACAGACATTTAACACAAAACTTGCCTCAGATTTGAATTTCTCGCTATCCTCAAAATCATCAAATGATCTCCAGGCATCAAGTTTCAAATCATCAGCTTCTATGACAAGAAGCATGCCAGTAGATGTTGAAAGGACTTCTAACCCATCACAGacaaaatttcatttatcaCAAGCAAGTTTACGTCCAACAGTGTCGAGTGTTACCAGGAACATTCCCACAAATCCACAGTCAAACAGAAAGAAGATGGTTTTCCTTCTACCAACACTAGAACATTCAAAGCCATCCCATCTCTTCCATGGAAGAACAATTAATGCACAAACACAATGTTTATTGATACCAGATCAGTCGACTTTagtaaaacagaaaaaagaaCAATCGACCACAAAACACGTACATACGCAGTGCGCTATTATGACGACAGCACTTATACAATCTAATGTGAaacaggagaaaaaccatcaagCACGAAAAGATTCTCAAATGCAGTGTTTAACAATACCATCTTTTCCTGGTGTAAAACGAAAGAGAAAAACAACAGCAATAACAAAAGATGCGCAAACACAATGTGCCATTATGGTGCCTCACAGACATTCCGTTAAAGAGGGATTAAAGTCTACTACAAAAATTGCTCAAACACAGTGTACAATGGCGTATTACTCAAATCAGGATCATAAGTCATCAACAAAAGACGCCCAAACACAATATACAATGACGTTTCCCCCGACACATACTACTGTTAATTGCAAGAAGCCAAAGTTGACGACAAAAGACGCCCAAGTGCAATGTGTTATGACTCTGCCGCTAATTTGCATGTACTCAACGGATGAGAACTACGAAACAAGAGGAAAGGGGATACAATGTTCTATGACCCCAATACCACAACACGTAATAGTAGAAACCGTAAGACCGCTCTCCAAACAAACTACAGCACAGTCATTGAAATCTCGTATTGAATCGAATCAGAAAATTAACAAAGGGGATAGGACAACTCCAGTTGAATCAAATTCTTATGAAACAATAGATTTATGTGAATCTCCACCTGCGGAACCTAACGGTACGGATTCTTGCATGTATTCGAAATGGTCAATAGTCAACAGCGTAGGTCATAAAACAAGTGCCACAAAACCGCTAACCAAATCTGAACAACTGTTAAAACGAAAGTCACAGTCAGGTAACAaacaatgtaataatttaatgCCTCACAGGGTAATTAACAGTGTGATTGAATCGATGTTATCTCATCACCGAAAAACGGAAACACCTGTGCTCCAAAAACCAATGCCCTCAAAAACGTCGACGAAAGTTTTTCCATTAAAGTTTACTGAATCCTATCGCAAAACAGAGTTTGAGAGGAGGAGGAGGTTAAAGAAATACAGACAAAAAACCAGTTCTTATAGGAAAATACAGTGA